In the Acidimicrobiales bacterium genome, one interval contains:
- a CDS encoding amphi-Trp domain-containing protein: MELFEIEDEKKLSREEAAKWLHQLADTLERHNQVEFVQKGLPIKIKVPDEVTMEVEVEIGEENSLEIEISW, translated from the coding sequence ATGGAACTGTTCGAGATCGAGGACGAGAAGAAGCTGTCGCGAGAAGAAGCGGCCAAGTGGCTACACCAACTCGCCGACACGCTCGAGCGTCACAACCAGGTCGAGTTCGTGCAGAAGGGTCTTCCCATCAAGATCAAGGTGCCAGACGAGGTGACCATGGAGGTCGAGGTCGAGATCGGGGAAGAGAACAGCCTCGAGATCGAGATCAGCTGGTAG
- the aspS gene encoding aspartate--tRNA ligase — MTSRTDYCGTLTRADVGRTVTVCGWVSKRREHGEHLAFVDLRDHTGIVQCVVEAARDIRSEYVLAVTGTVRERPDDTVNDSLATGEIEIGEATVEILSVAEPPPFQIDGRVEVDEMIRIRHRYLDLRNSRMQRNLRTRARVNSAIRSAMETQGFVEIETPMLIASTPEGARDFVVPSRLKPGSFYALPQSPQLFKQLCMVGGIDRYYQMARCLRDEDLRADRQFEFIQLDMEMSFASGEDVRASVSEAVAAATEAITGERPTDIPEMTWHEAMNRFGSDKPDVRFEMELAELTDLFAETEFKAFQAPCIKGICMKGAADDLGRNQLDKLTDSAKRWGAKGLVWLKVGEGGEVTSPVAKFMTQSEIDGVLERLGAQAGDVCFLVADAWRRTVHVLGLLRLELGRPAVNEGGLNFLWVVDFPLFEDIDDAGNPVPAHHPFTMPHAEDIELLAAAGTDPQRLLDVRSQAYDLVLNGWELGSGSVRIHRGDIQQQIFDLLGIGSEEAQRKFGFLLDAFRYGAPPHAGFAFGIDRLTALLSGEENIREVIAFPKTQSGGDPLTNAPTPIDDAQLDELGLRVLPPPA; from the coding sequence ATGACCTCTCGAACCGACTATTGCGGCACCCTCACCCGAGCCGACGTGGGCCGCACCGTCACCGTGTGCGGCTGGGTATCCAAGCGCCGCGAACACGGCGAGCACCTTGCCTTCGTCGACCTGCGCGACCACACCGGAATCGTCCAGTGTGTGGTCGAGGCGGCCCGCGACATCCGCTCCGAGTATGTGCTGGCCGTCACGGGCACCGTGCGCGAACGGCCCGACGACACCGTTAACGATTCGCTTGCGACCGGCGAGATCGAGATCGGTGAGGCCACCGTCGAGATCCTGTCGGTGGCAGAGCCGCCTCCGTTCCAGATCGATGGTCGGGTCGAGGTCGACGAGATGATTCGCATCCGCCACCGCTATCTCGACCTGCGCAACTCTCGGATGCAGCGCAACCTGCGCACCCGCGCACGGGTCAACTCGGCTATCCGCAGCGCCATGGAAACTCAGGGTTTCGTCGAGATCGAGACCCCGATGCTGATCGCGTCCACCCCCGAGGGAGCGCGCGACTTCGTGGTTCCCAGCCGCCTGAAGCCTGGCTCGTTCTATGCCCTGCCCCAGAGCCCCCAGCTGTTCAAGCAGCTGTGCATGGTCGGCGGCATCGACCGCTACTACCAGATGGCGCGTTGCCTTCGAGACGAAGACCTTCGGGCCGACCGACAGTTCGAGTTCATCCAGCTCGACATGGAGATGAGCTTTGCTTCGGGCGAGGACGTTCGGGCCTCTGTGTCAGAGGCTGTAGCCGCCGCCACCGAGGCGATCACCGGCGAGCGTCCCACCGATATCCCTGAGATGACCTGGCACGAGGCCATGAACCGTTTCGGGTCAGACAAGCCCGACGTGCGTTTCGAGATGGAACTGGCCGAGCTGACCGACCTGTTCGCCGAGACCGAATTCAAGGCGTTCCAGGCACCCTGCATCAAGGGCATCTGCATGAAGGGCGCGGCCGACGACTTGGGGCGCAACCAGCTCGACAAGCTCACCGACAGCGCAAAGCGATGGGGCGCCAAGGGCCTGGTGTGGCTCAAGGTCGGCGAGGGTGGCGAGGTCACCTCGCCCGTCGCCAAGTTCATGACCCAGAGCGAGATCGACGGTGTGCTCGAGCGCCTGGGCGCACAGGCGGGCGACGTGTGTTTCCTGGTCGCCGACGCATGGCGCCGAACGGTGCACGTGTTGGGTCTGCTGCGCCTCGAGCTGGGTCGCCCGGCTGTCAACGAGGGCGGTCTCAACTTCTTGTGGGTTGTCGACTTCCCGCTCTTCGAAGACATCGACGACGCAGGCAACCCGGTTCCGGCCCACCACCCCTTCACCATGCCCCACGCCGAAGACATCGAACTGCTGGCAGCAGCGGGCACCGACCCCCAGCGCCTGCTCGACGTTCGCTCGCAGGCCTACGACCTGGTGCTGAACGGCTGGGAGTTGGGTTCGGGCTCTGTCCGTATCCATCGCGGCGACATCCAGCAACAGATCTTCGACCTGTTGGGAATCGGTTCCGAGGAGGCCCAGCGCAAGTTCGGCTTCCTGCTCGATGCATTCCGTTACGGAGCGCCTCCGCATGCGGGCTTCGCGTTCGGCATCGACCGCCTGACCGCGCTGCTGTCGGGCGAGGAGAACATCCGCGAGGTCATCGCCTTCCCCAAGACCCAATCGGGCGGCGATCCGCTGACCAATGCGCCCACCCCCATCGATGACGCCCAGCTCGACGAGCTGGGCCTCAGAGTGTTGCCGCCTCCGGCCTGA
- the secF gene encoding protein translocase subunit SecF yields the protein MSIVGDLYRGESHIDFVSLAKKLLRVSIGLMLVGLVALVARGLDLGIEFEGGVVWEVPADGQVTDTELHDVLAEFGQDARVQLVTGGSDFWRVRAQSSDFEEQEAITQALAEAADVSVNELGRTEVGPSWGDRVTSEAQKALIWFFIIIAAYIAIRFTWKMALAALIAVVHDILLSVGFYALFQIDVTPATVIAFLTIMGYSLYDTLVVFDRVTENTIIAEKGRLTYDEMLNVSMNQVVMRSVNTSITSTLPVMTMLVVGAWIMGAGALQEFAVALLVGIIAGAYSSMFVAAPVLGILRNREPEWQRRVELAQRGATAGSITEARKALSASQYNRAAAPRPRKMGKKR from the coding sequence GTGAGCATCGTCGGAGATCTCTACAGAGGCGAGAGCCACATCGACTTCGTGTCGCTGGCGAAGAAGCTGTTGCGCGTGTCCATCGGCCTGATGCTGGTGGGCCTGGTGGCGCTGGTCGCCCGTGGCCTCGACCTCGGCATCGAGTTCGAAGGTGGTGTGGTGTGGGAGGTGCCGGCCGACGGTCAGGTCACCGACACCGAGCTGCACGACGTGCTGGCCGAGTTCGGCCAAGACGCCCGGGTGCAGCTGGTCACCGGTGGTTCCGATTTCTGGCGGGTCAGGGCGCAGTCTTCTGACTTCGAGGAGCAAGAGGCCATCACCCAGGCGCTCGCCGAGGCCGCCGATGTGTCGGTCAACGAACTTGGCCGCACCGAGGTTGGCCCCTCTTGGGGCGACAGGGTCACCAGCGAGGCCCAGAAGGCCCTCATCTGGTTCTTCATCATCATCGCCGCCTATATCGCCATACGGTTCACCTGGAAGATGGCACTGGCCGCCCTCATCGCCGTAGTTCACGACATCTTGCTGAGCGTGGGCTTCTATGCCCTGTTCCAGATCGACGTCACCCCGGCCACGGTCATCGCGTTCTTGACCATCATGGGTTATTCGCTCTACGACACACTTGTGGTGTTCGACCGTGTCACCGAGAACACGATCATCGCCGAAAAGGGTCGCCTGACCTACGACGAGATGCTGAACGTGTCTATGAACCAGGTGGTGATGCGCTCGGTCAACACGTCGATCACCTCGACCCTGCCGGTCATGACCATGCTGGTGGTGGGTGCTTGGATCATGGGCGCTGGCGCACTCCAAGAGTTTGCTGTCGCGCTGTTGGTTGGCATCATCGCCGGTGCTTACAGCTCGATGTTCGTCGCGGCTCCGGTCCTGGGCATTCTGCGCAACCGCGAGCCCGAATGGCAACGCCGCGTCGAGCTGGCCCAGCGAGGCGCAACCGCAGGGTCCATCACCGAGGCGCGCAAGGCGCTGTCGGCGTCCCAGTACAACCGTGCCGCGGCACCACGTCCGCGCAAGATGGGGAAGAAGCGCTAG
- the hisS gene encoding histidine--tRNA ligase has product MAKANSFQTPIGTRDVQPPESARWQALIDAFASEASLANYGLLHTPIFEDLGVFQRIGEGTEVVKKEMYDFLDKGDRRMVLRPENTASVCRAFVQHRPIVPWKVWYQGPFFRYEAPQAGRQRQFNQLGIEVLGSSDADVDVEVIALGSRFLEAIGLRRVLLLINSMGDAETRIAYADAVQKYLRDNIGDIDPEDHDKVEAHPLRVLDSKREATRRVTSEAPRIESFLSVEAGLHFERVQAGLGSLGIPFAIEPRLVRGLDYYTHTLFEYQSSALETAQNALGGGGRYNGLVEELGGPDTPGIGFAMGIERLLLACDAEQTFSPPSTSPVVWIIDVTDGSAARDLSHELRAAGIATDRSFDHRSMRSQMKAADRSGAGWALIIGDQELATGVVTLRNLRSDVAQQTLARSEVVSAVAEVLSR; this is encoded by the coding sequence ATGGCCAAGGCGAACAGTTTCCAGACGCCCATAGGCACGCGCGATGTGCAACCACCCGAGTCGGCTCGTTGGCAGGCTCTCATCGACGCGTTCGCAAGCGAGGCATCGCTCGCCAACTATGGCCTGCTGCACACCCCCATCTTCGAGGACCTCGGCGTGTTCCAACGCATCGGCGAGGGCACCGAGGTGGTCAAGAAGGAGATGTACGACTTTCTCGACAAGGGCGACAGGCGCATGGTGCTGCGGCCCGAGAACACCGCCTCGGTGTGTCGGGCGTTCGTGCAGCATCGGCCCATAGTGCCCTGGAAGGTCTGGTATCAGGGACCATTCTTCCGCTACGAGGCACCTCAGGCGGGCCGCCAGCGACAGTTCAATCAGCTCGGCATCGAGGTGCTGGGTTCCTCCGATGCAGACGTTGACGTCGAGGTCATCGCCCTGGGGTCGCGCTTTCTGGAAGCCATCGGTCTGCGCCGGGTACTGCTGCTGATCAACTCGATGGGTGATGCCGAGACGCGCATCGCATATGCCGACGCAGTGCAGAAGTATCTGCGCGACAACATCGGCGACATAGACCCCGAAGACCACGACAAGGTCGAGGCGCACCCCCTGCGGGTTCTCGACTCGAAACGGGAGGCCACCCGGCGGGTCACCTCCGAGGCACCCCGCATCGAGAGCTTCTTGTCGGTCGAGGCCGGGCTTCACTTCGAGCGGGTCCAGGCGGGCCTCGGTTCGCTGGGCATCCCCTTCGCAATCGAGCCCAGGTTGGTGCGAGGTCTCGACTACTACACGCACACGTTGTTCGAGTACCAGTCGTCGGCGCTCGAGACCGCCCAGAACGCGCTTGGCGGTGGCGGCCGCTACAACGGTCTGGTCGAGGAGCTGGGTGGCCCAGACACACCCGGCATCGGCTTTGCTATGGGAATCGAACGCCTGCTGCTCGCTTGCGATGCCGAGCAGACGTTCTCGCCGCCCAGCACTTCGCCGGTCGTTTGGATCATCGACGTAACCGACGGCAGCGCCGCGCGCGACCTGTCGCACGAGCTGAGGGCAGCCGGCATTGCAACCGACCGATCCTTCGATCACCGGTCGATGCGTTCGCAGATGAAGGCCGCCGACCGGTCGGGCGCCGGATGGGCGCTCATCATCGGCGACCAAGAGCTGGCCACAGGTGTGGTCACCCTCCGAAATCTGCGCTCCGACGTCGCCCAGCAGACCCTGGCCCGATCAGAGGTCGTCAGCGCCGTCGCCGAAGTTCTGTCCCGCTGA
- a CDS encoding HNH endonuclease signature motif containing protein, translating into MVEPAIYTTQELDVCRREADLLIETGRRITQAHYRLVVGCAEFADGPVWIADGQPSAAHWLAPRLDACASTVRDWIRVGRALRVLHASAAAFQTGELSYSKARALVSIATPANETELLEIARTTPAADIAKAFARWSQQHEDHTVIDNRHRRSRAMRTRTEPDGTVSISLRLPPLQAGVLERAVEAQVMRRKLEREPDGTWPTLAQQRADALTELVTSNANHRFEILIHVDHTGCRFPNGTPLTNSAVAGLLDQAAVRLIVHDLAGNPVNASDARRRPTIRQQRTTQTEQPACTQCGTTHLPNIHHTTPHAQTGHTRTDQLQTLCTPCHRKHHKGGR; encoded by the coding sequence ATGGTGGAACCAGCGATCTACACGACACAAGAACTCGACGTTTGTCGTCGGGAAGCCGACCTGCTGATCGAAACCGGCCGCCGTATCACCCAAGCCCACTATCGGCTTGTTGTCGGGTGCGCCGAGTTTGCTGATGGGCCGGTGTGGATCGCAGACGGACAACCATCGGCCGCGCACTGGCTGGCCCCACGCCTCGACGCCTGCGCATCCACGGTTCGTGACTGGATACGCGTAGGCCGCGCTCTGCGCGTTCTTCACGCGTCCGCGGCGGCGTTCCAAACCGGTGAGCTCTCCTACAGCAAAGCCCGGGCGCTCGTGTCTATAGCCACACCCGCCAACGAAACCGAACTATTGGAAATCGCACGCACCACACCAGCAGCAGACATCGCCAAAGCATTCGCACGCTGGTCACAACAACACGAAGACCACACTGTCATCGACAACCGCCACCGGCGCTCACGCGCCATGCGCACCCGCACCGAACCAGACGGCACCGTCTCAATCAGCCTGCGACTCCCACCCCTACAAGCCGGCGTGCTCGAACGCGCCGTCGAGGCACAGGTCATGCGACGCAAACTCGAACGCGAACCCGACGGCACCTGGCCCACCCTCGCCCAACAACGCGCCGACGCCCTAACCGAACTAGTCACATCGAACGCGAACCACCGATTCGAGATCCTCATACACGTAGACCACACCGGCTGCCGGTTCCCCAACGGAACACCACTCACCAACAGCGCCGTCGCAGGCCTTCTCGACCAGGCAGCCGTTCGACTCATCGTCCACGACCTGGCCGGAAACCCCGTCAACGCGTCAGACGCCAGACGACGACCAACCATCCGCCAGCAACGCACCACCCAAACCGAACAACCCGCATGCACCCAATGCGGAACCACCCACCTACCCAACATCCACCACACCACCCCACACGCACAAACCGGCCACACCCGAACCGACCAACTCCAAACCCTCTGCACACCCTGCCACCGCAAACACCACAAAGGCGGCCGCTAG
- a CDS encoding bifunctional (p)ppGpp synthetase/guanosine-3',5'-bis(diphosphate) 3'-pyrophosphohydrolase, which produces MTATRVLPWRRDEAPAEALEPVLETFSTRWPGVDTDLIRRAWATANAAHGNQRRKSGEPYILHPLSVAKVVADLGLDDVSIAAALLHDAVEDTGLELDDVRSVFGEEVAHLVDGVTKLDQISFDTREAAQAATMRKMLVAMANDLRVLIIKLADRLHNMSTIAALSPEKQARKARETLDIYAPLAHRLGMQAMRQRLEDLSFAALYPRRYAEIDRMVAERTPRQDRYVDDVLEQVRAHLDDYGIEAGVYGRHKHLWSIYEKMAMRGREFNEIFDLIGIRVIVDSNRDCYAALGIIHGLWNPVQGRFKDYIAMPKFNLYQSLHTTVVGPGGAIIEVQIRTEEQHQLAEFGVAAHWRYKSGDDKDMPWLDRMLDWQSETADPDEFMESLRGDLEHDEVFVFTPKGDVVTLPIGASPIDFAYSIHTDVGHTTIGAKVNGRLVPLDRPLESGDTVEIFTSKLDAAGPSLDWVSMVVTPRARNKIRQWFARERRDDAIESGREALLDALRRANLPTNATLGSAALLAIGEQLGYSDLESILVAIGKKHLSPKSVAQRLGRELRSPDTEQQLAAPSLQNRTRRKRRESGVHVDGFDDMLVRVARCCNPVPGDDIMGFVTRGRGVSVHRTDCTNAVELAASQGGRLVDVEWDSGFEGSYVMSIDVKALDRSGLLAEVTQAMSDSHVNILSAKTLTGGDQVSTMHFEFELVDPSHLEMLLRKVRAVDAVFEAYRSVPSQSDKGD; this is translated from the coding sequence ATGACCGCCACGAGGGTGCTGCCGTGGCGCCGTGACGAGGCGCCCGCCGAGGCTCTCGAGCCTGTGCTCGAGACCTTCTCGACGCGCTGGCCAGGGGTCGACACCGACCTGATCCGTCGCGCATGGGCCACCGCCAACGCGGCCCACGGCAACCAGCGACGCAAGTCGGGCGAGCCCTACATCCTGCACCCTCTCAGCGTGGCCAAAGTGGTCGCAGACCTTGGCCTCGACGACGTCTCGATCGCTGCTGCGTTGCTGCACGATGCCGTCGAGGACACGGGCCTCGAGCTCGACGATGTGCGTTCGGTATTCGGCGAGGAGGTCGCCCACCTGGTCGACGGTGTCACCAAGCTCGATCAGATCAGCTTCGACACGCGCGAGGCGGCTCAGGCAGCCACCATGCGCAAGATGCTGGTGGCGATGGCCAACGACCTGCGGGTGCTCATCATCAAGCTGGCCGATCGTTTGCACAACATGTCGACGATTGCGGCGCTGAGCCCCGAAAAGCAGGCGCGCAAGGCCCGCGAAACCCTCGACATCTACGCACCACTGGCCCACCGGCTGGGCATGCAGGCCATGCGCCAACGCCTCGAAGACCTGTCATTCGCAGCGCTCTATCCCAGGCGTTACGCCGAGATCGACCGGATGGTGGCCGAGCGTACGCCTCGCCAGGATCGCTATGTCGACGACGTGCTCGAGCAGGTCAGGGCTCACCTCGACGACTACGGCATCGAGGCCGGCGTGTACGGCAGGCACAAGCACCTGTGGTCGATCTACGAGAAGATGGCCATGCGCGGCCGCGAGTTCAACGAGATCTTCGACCTCATAGGCATTCGGGTCATCGTCGACTCGAACCGCGATTGTTATGCCGCTCTCGGCATCATCCACGGTCTTTGGAACCCGGTACAAGGGCGCTTCAAGGACTACATCGCGATGCCCAAGTTCAACCTCTACCAGTCGCTGCACACCACGGTGGTGGGGCCGGGAGGCGCCATCATCGAGGTGCAGATCCGCACCGAAGAGCAACACCAGCTGGCCGAGTTCGGTGTTGCGGCTCACTGGCGTTACAAGAGCGGCGACGACAAGGACATGCCCTGGCTCGATCGCATGCTCGACTGGCAGTCAGAGACCGCAGATCCAGACGAGTTCATGGAGAGTCTCAGGGGCGATCTCGAACACGACGAGGTGTTCGTTTTCACACCGAAGGGCGACGTGGTCACCCTGCCGATTGGTGCATCGCCCATCGACTTCGCCTACTCGATCCACACCGACGTGGGCCACACCACCATCGGTGCCAAGGTCAACGGACGCCTGGTGCCCCTCGACCGCCCGCTCGAGTCGGGCGACACGGTCGAGATCTTCACCTCCAAGCTCGATGCCGCCGGCCCATCCCTCGACTGGGTGTCGATGGTGGTCACGCCGCGGGCGCGCAACAAGATCCGCCAATGGTTCGCCCGTGAGCGTCGTGACGACGCCATCGAATCGGGGCGCGAAGCGCTGCTCGACGCTTTGCGTCGCGCCAACCTGCCAACCAACGCCACCCTGGGCAGTGCGGCCCTGTTGGCCATCGGTGAACAGCTCGGGTACTCGGATCTCGAGTCGATCCTGGTCGCGATCGGCAAAAAACACCTGTCGCCCAAGTCGGTGGCCCAGCGTCTGGGACGCGAGCTGCGTAGCCCCGACACCGAACAACAACTGGCTGCCCCTTCGCTGCAGAACCGCACCCGCCGCAAGCGGCGCGAGTCCGGTGTTCACGTCGATGGGTTCGACGACATGCTCGTGAGGGTGGCGCGGTGCTGCAACCCTGTGCCCGGCGACGACATCATGGGATTTGTCACCAGGGGCCGAGGGGTTTCAGTGCACCGCACCGACTGCACCAACGCGGTCGAACTGGCGGCCAGCCAGGGCGGGCGCCTGGTCGATGTCGAGTGGGATTCTGGCTTCGAGGGCAGCTACGTCATGTCCATAGACGTCAAGGCGCTCGACCGCTCGGGCCTGCTGGCCGAGGTCACCCAGGCCATGTCCGACTCGCACGTCAACATCCTCAGCGCCAAGACCCTGACCGGTGGCGACCAGGTCTCGACCATGCATTTCGAGTTCGAATTGGTCGATCCGTCACACCTCGAGATGTTGCTGCGAAAGGTCCGCGCCGTCGATGCCGTGTTCGAGGCATACCGCTCGGTGCCGTCGCAGTCCGACAAGGGCGACTGA
- a CDS encoding SDR family oxidoreductase, protein MRILVLGATGYIGGRLVPQLVEDGHEVCCLARTPDKLSGRPWRPLVEVFKGDLLDPNSLSGAFHGADLVYYLVHSLGAGEDFDEIERRCAQNASRAAQFAGVKTIVYLGGLGDDSDDLSAHLSSRHLVGEVLAAGATPVVEVRAAVILGSGSASFEMLRGLVEVLPLMITPRWVGRTRCQPVSVGDVLEALQRLATADIDPGVWELGGPDVVTYAELMQLHASAAGLARRVILPVPFVTPRLSTHWVDLVTSLPRGIAHELVLGLQNDVVVSGRDLADELGLRPLGAAEAIAAALTAIQDLDIPTRWTAASRPLDPARPRPFDPGWSGGTVLTDQRSTTVEAPLSEAMSTIKSLGGQTGWLAFDWMWRIRGFGDDLLGGVGYRRGRRHPTELVVGDMVDFFVVDALEPALLRLRAEMRMPGHGWLEWEVEDLGHERSCIHQRARFVPAGLVGRLYWWALIPFHALVFRGMLNKLATKTEERISPPD, encoded by the coding sequence ATGAGAATTCTCGTGCTCGGAGCTACCGGCTACATCGGGGGGCGATTGGTGCCCCAGCTGGTCGAGGACGGGCACGAGGTTTGCTGCCTGGCAAGAACGCCAGACAAGCTCAGCGGCCGCCCGTGGCGGCCCTTGGTCGAGGTGTTCAAAGGCGACCTGCTGGATCCGAACTCGCTGTCAGGCGCGTTCCACGGCGCAGACCTGGTCTACTACCTGGTGCACAGCCTCGGCGCTGGCGAAGACTTCGACGAGATCGAGCGCCGATGTGCCCAGAACGCCAGCAGGGCTGCCCAGTTCGCTGGTGTCAAGACCATCGTCTACCTGGGTGGTCTGGGCGACGACTCCGACGATCTTTCAGCCCACCTGTCCAGCCGACACCTGGTCGGTGAGGTTCTGGCGGCCGGGGCAACGCCCGTGGTCGAGGTGCGGGCGGCGGTGATTCTGGGTTCGGGCAGCGCATCGTTTGAGATGTTGCGCGGTTTGGTCGAAGTGCTGCCGCTGATGATCACACCGCGGTGGGTCGGCCGGACCCGATGCCAGCCCGTGAGCGTTGGCGACGTGCTCGAGGCGCTTCAACGGCTGGCTACCGCCGACATCGACCCAGGGGTTTGGGAGTTGGGCGGGCCAGATGTGGTCACCTACGCCGAGCTGATGCAACTGCACGCTTCGGCGGCGGGCCTTGCGCGACGCGTGATTCTTCCTGTTCCGTTCGTGACGCCTCGGCTTTCGACGCACTGGGTCGATCTGGTGACCTCGCTGCCTCGCGGGATCGCCCACGAGCTGGTGCTCGGCCTCCAGAACGATGTGGTCGTCAGCGGCCGCGATCTGGCCGACGAGCTGGGGCTCAGACCGCTGGGGGCAGCCGAAGCGATCGCAGCGGCGCTGACCGCAATACAGGACCTGGACATCCCGACGCGCTGGACCGCCGCCAGCCGCCCGCTCGACCCTGCACGCCCGAGACCATTCGACCCCGGATGGTCTGGGGGCACGGTGTTGACCGACCAGCGATCGACGACCGTCGAAGCGCCCCTGAGTGAAGCGATGTCGACGATCAAGTCGCTGGGCGGGCAGACCGGCTGGCTGGCGTTCGACTGGATGTGGCGCATCCGAGGGTTCGGCGATGACCTGTTGGGCGGGGTTGGGTACAGGCGAGGGAGGCGACATCCGACCGAGCTCGTCGTGGGCGACATGGTCGACTTCTTCGTGGTCGACGCTCTCGAGCCCGCGCTCCTGCGGCTGCGCGCCGAGATGCGCATGCCGGGTCATGGCTGGCTCGAGTGGGAGGTCGAGGACCTCGGCCACGAGCGCTCGTGTATCCACCAGCGAGCGCGGTTCGTGCCGGCAGGTCTTGTCGGGCGACTGTACTGGTGGGCCCTCATTCCCTTTCACGCTCTGGTGTTTCGGGGAATGCTGAACAAGCTGGCAACCAAGACCGAGGAACGAATCAGCCCACCCGACTAG
- a CDS encoding replication-associated recombination protein A, which produces MDDLFASAAADALERRAPLAARLRPRSLDDVVGQGHLLDTGRPLRSLIEADRLTSIILWGPPGCGKTTLSRLIANHTAKHFETLSAVSASVKDVRAVIEAARARLGERGVGTILFLDEVHRFNKSQQDALLPSVEDGLLVLIGATTENPYFEVNAPLLSRSNLFRLRQLDTPDVVEVLRKGLAVEGVDSTDDALVHIAERADGDARRALTALEVAVVLARQAGSKTIALEHAEVALDSRALRYGSDEHYDVVSAFIRSIRGSDPDAGLYWLARMVEAGEDARFIARRLVILASEDIGMADPMALVVANAAAHAVEFVGLPEAGHNLAQAVVHLATAPKSNRTARGWWAAIADVKAGKGREVPIHLRDGHYKGAKSLGHGKGYAYPHDEPAGWVAQQYRPDEVADAVYYEPSAHGFEAEVAQLLEARRGDSLAGDERI; this is translated from the coding sequence ATGGACGATCTCTTCGCAAGCGCAGCCGCCGACGCCCTCGAGCGTCGGGCCCCTCTGGCCGCCCGGCTGCGGCCGCGCAGCCTCGACGATGTCGTCGGCCAGGGGCACCTGCTCGACACCGGCCGTCCGCTGCGTTCGCTGATCGAAGCCGACCGTCTGACGTCGATCATCTTGTGGGGGCCGCCCGGCTGCGGCAAGACAACCCTGTCGCGGCTGATCGCCAACCACACCGCCAAACACTTCGAGACCCTTTCGGCGGTGTCGGCCTCGGTCAAAGACGTGCGGGCAGTCATCGAGGCAGCCCGCGCCCGGCTCGGCGAGAGGGGTGTTGGAACCATCTTGTTCCTCGACGAGGTGCATCGCTTCAACAAGAGCCAGCAGGACGCACTGCTGCCATCCGTCGAGGACGGACTGCTGGTGCTGATCGGTGCCACCACCGAAAATCCCTACTTCGAGGTCAATGCACCGCTGCTCAGCCGGTCGAACCTGTTTCGCCTCCGACAGCTCGACACTCCAGACGTGGTCGAGGTGTTGCGCAAGGGCCTGGCGGTAGAGGGGGTCGACTCCACAGACGACGCTCTTGTTCACATCGCCGAGCGCGCCGACGGCGACGCCAGGAGGGCGTTGACGGCGCTGGAAGTCGCCGTCGTACTTGCTCGCCAGGCGGGCTCCAAGACCATTGCGCTCGAGCACGCCGAAGTGGCGCTCGATTCGCGGGCGCTGCGCTATGGCAGCGACGAGCACTACGACGTGGTGTCTGCCTTCATTAGGAGCATCAGAGGCAGCGACCCGGACGCCGGCCTGTACTGGTTGGCTCGCATGGTCGAGGCAGGCGAAGACGCTCGCTTCATAGCCAGACGTCTGGTGATTCTGGCCAGCGAAGACATCGGCATGGCCGACCCGATGGCCCTGGTGGTGGCCAACGCTGCCGCCCACGCGGTCGAGTTCGTGGGTCTGCCCGAGGCCGGCCACAACCTTGCCCAGGCCGTGGTTCACCTGGCGACGGCGCCCAAGAGCAACCGCACCGCCAGAGGCTGGTGGGCCGCCATTGCCGACGTGAAGGCGGGCAAGGGGCGCGAGGTTCCCATTCACCTTCGAGATGGGCACTACAAGGGAGCCAAATCGCTGGGCCACGGCAAGGGGTATGCGTACCCTCACGATGAGCCTGCGGGCTGGGTGGCTCAGCAGTACCGCCCCGACGAGGTCGCCGACGCCGTGTACTACGAACCGTCGGCGCATGGGTTCGAGGCCGAGGTCGCGCAGCTCTTGGAGGCCCGACGAGGCGATAGTTTGGCGGGCGATGAGCGCATCTGA